The following are encoded in a window of uncultured Pseudomonas sp. genomic DNA:
- a CDS encoding OprD family porin, with protein MNNKPLFCLSLIALCIGTGQVAIASEETAEGFVEGSSFTILNRNLYFNRDFRKGQSSSTGNGYSEEWAHGIIGQFESGFTEGTVGFGIDAFAMLGLKLDSGDGRSGAGGSVDVMPYNSAGQPEDDYSKVGGAVKARFMDTVIKAGDVFPVSPVVQYGDSRLLPESFRGITVANSSIDGLALQGGRLHSMSEPNSSSMRDGFATFYAGSVDSPWIAYFGGDYSVNGNIGISLYTSRLKDAWNQYYAGTTLSYPLSDDVTLIGGLNYYKAVDEGKQQLGSFDNNIWSGKVGVQFGAHTVSVGVQRNNGDDDFDYLRQSDSIYLDNSIQYSDFNSPKEKSWQVRYDLDMEPFGVPGLSFMTRYAQGWDADYTNANEVYMRRDDDGNPLTNQKRWERDIEAKYVVQAGSMKDMSFRIRQATTRATDFESDLDEVRLIVEYPLEVL; from the coding sequence ATGAATAATAAACCCCTGTTCTGCTTATCGCTGATAGCTCTGTGTATCGGCACCGGGCAGGTTGCCATTGCCTCCGAAGAAACGGCTGAAGGCTTCGTCGAGGGCAGCAGTTTCACCATTCTGAACCGCAACCTCTACTTCAATCGCGACTTTCGTAAGGGGCAGTCGAGCAGCACAGGAAATGGTTACTCGGAAGAATGGGCCCATGGAATCATCGGGCAGTTTGAGTCTGGATTCACCGAGGGTACCGTTGGCTTTGGCATCGACGCGTTTGCGATGCTGGGCCTAAAACTCGACTCTGGTGATGGGCGATCCGGCGCAGGCGGCTCCGTTGATGTGATGCCATACAACAGCGCAGGGCAACCCGAGGATGACTACTCCAAGGTGGGCGGTGCAGTTAAAGCCAGGTTCATGGATACAGTCATCAAAGCTGGCGACGTTTTTCCTGTCAGCCCCGTCGTTCAATACGGCGACTCGCGGCTCCTGCCCGAAAGCTTTCGCGGTATCACCGTGGCCAACAGCAGTATTGACGGCTTGGCACTGCAAGGTGGCCGCCTGCATTCAATGAGCGAGCCCAACTCAAGCAGCATGCGCGATGGCTTCGCAACGTTCTATGCCGGCTCCGTCGACTCCCCCTGGATCGCCTATTTTGGCGGCGATTACTCGGTCAACGGCAACATTGGCATCAGTCTCTATACCAGTCGTCTCAAAGATGCATGGAACCAATACTACGCTGGCACCACGTTGAGCTATCCACTTTCCGATGATGTCACCCTAATCGGTGGGCTCAATTACTACAAAGCTGTCGATGAAGGGAAACAACAACTGGGTAGCTTCGATAACAACATCTGGAGCGGCAAGGTCGGAGTGCAATTCGGTGCCCATACCGTCTCGGTTGGTGTTCAGCGTAACAACGGCGATGACGACTTCGATTATTTGCGTCAGTCCGACTCGATCTACCTGGATAACTCCATCCAGTACAGCGACTTCAACTCGCCCAAGGAAAAATCCTGGCAGGTGCGCTACGACTTGGACATGGAGCCTTTTGGTGTGCCCGGCCTGAGCTTTATGACCCGTTACGCGCAGGGCTGGGATGCGGACTACACCAACGCCAACGAGGTGTACATGCGCCGCGATGACGATGGGAATCCGCTGACCAACCAAAAGCGTTGGGAGCGAGATATCGAAGCCAAGTACGTCGTGCAAGCCGGCTCAATGAAAGACATGTCTTTTCGTATTCGCCAAGCGACTACCCGTGCAACAGATTTCGAATCGGACCTGGATGAGGTTCGTCTTATCGTCGAATACCCGCTCGAAGTGCTTTAA
- a CDS encoding DUF2790 domain-containing protein, protein MNILKAVLAVSVISASSLVMAEGGGDRVYGRMIQDNERAMQEYAAARGKTPPEVTHYRYGMKLDIAKVVHTSPTGSGCEVMPAQMTYEDSNGDLQTVEYRAMGTACRNQN, encoded by the coding sequence GTGAACATTCTTAAAGCAGTATTGGCGGTATCGGTTATTTCTGCATCGTCCCTGGTTATGGCCGAAGGCGGTGGTGATCGGGTCTATGGTCGAATGATTCAAGACAACGAAAGAGCGATGCAGGAATACGCTGCTGCTCGTGGCAAGACTCCGCCCGAGGTGACTCACTATCGCTACGGCATGAAGTTGGACATCGCTAAGGTCGTACATACGAGCCCTACAGGCTCCGGTTGCGAGGTAATGCCGGCTCAGATGACCTATGAGGACTCTAACGGCGATTTACAGACTGTTGAATATCGAGCGATGGGTACAGCTTGCCGCAACCAAAACTGA